One genomic region from Phragmites australis chromosome 1, lpPhrAust1.1, whole genome shotgun sequence encodes:
- the LOC133889212 gene encoding GATA transcription factor 15-like — MLHEAAPCTCGLLYGSCGGGCSLLFAAAAGEHHQNYKQWGGDGEAFSGPYGVSVDCTLSLGTPSTRRAEAGARAPPAGGLPCWEAAVPNCNGRQQESAGALAEANAAGVMSARRCANCDTTSTPLWRNGPRGPKSLCNACGIRYKKEERRAAAAAVAPTSLATDGGVEYAYGYARQPQQWGCYGPAAVAKAASFGMFGDATAEVDGPCLPWGLGVMPSSPAFGTVREMPSLFQYY, encoded by the exons ATGCTGCACGAGGCGGCGCCCTGCACGTGCGGGCTGCTCTACGggagctgcggcggcggctgctcGTTGCTgttcgccgcggcggcgggggagcacCACCAAAACTACAAGCAATGGGGCGGCGACGGGGAGGCCTTCAGCGGGCCGTACGGAGTTTCAGTGGACTGCACGCTCTCGCTCGGCACGCCGTCCACGCGCCGCGCCGAGGCGGGGGCGCGCGCGCCGCCCGCCGGCGGGCTGCCCTGCTGGGAAGCAGCCGTGCCGAACTGCAACGGCAGGCAGCAGGAGAGCGCCGGGGCGCTCGCGGAGGCTAACGCTGCAGGCGTCATGTCCGCTCGCCGGTGCGCCAACTGCGACACGACATCCACGCCGCTCTGGAGGAACGGTCCACGCGGACCAAAG TCGCTGTGCAATGCATGCGGGATCCGGTACAAGAAAGAGGAgcggcgcgcggcggccgcggcggtggcgccgACGTCGCTGGCCACGGACGGCGGGGTGGAGTATGCGTACGGGTACGCGCGGCAGCCTCAGCAGTGGGGCTGCTATGGCCCGGCGGCCGTGGCAAAGGCGGCGTCTTTCGGGATGTTCGGCGACGCGACCGCCGAGGTGGACGGGCCGTGCCTGCCGTGGGGGCTCGGCGTCATGCCTTCGTCGCCGGCGTTCGGGACCGTCCGGGAGATGCCGAGTCTGTTCCAGTACTATTAG
- the LOC133917787 gene encoding 1,4-dihydroxy-2-naphthoyl-CoA synthase, peroxisomal-like isoform X2, which translates to MDAAERRLARVAAHLLPSHPLPPLASAHPLAPSPTAASSSSPAGDSYRRVHGDVPSEPPEWRASTDESGKGFVDVIYEKAVGEGIAKITINRPDRRNAFRPLTVKELMRAFNDARDDSSIGVIILTGKGTKAFCSGGDQALRDSDGYVDFDSFGRLNVLDLQVQIRRLPKPVIAMVAGYAVGGGHVLHMVCDLTIAADNAIFGQTGPKVGSFDAGYGSSIMSRLVGPKRAREMWFLSRFYTADEADRMGLVNTVVPLAELERETVKWCRQILRNSPMAIRVLKSALNAADDGHAGLQELGGNATLIFYGTEEAKEGKNAYVERRRPDFSKFPRKP; encoded by the exons ATGGACGCGGCGGAGAGGAGGCTCGCCCGCGTCGCGGCCCACCTCCTGCCCTCCCACCCGCTCCCGCCGCTCGCCTCCGCGCATCCCCTCGCGCCTTCTCCCACGgcagcgtcgtcgtcgtcgcccgcGGGGGATAGCTACCGCCGCGTGCACGGCGACGTGCCGTCGGAGCCCCCGGAGTGGCGCGCATCGACGGACGAGTCCGGGAAGGGCTTCGTTGACGTCATCTACGAGAAGGCCGTCGGCGAGGGCATCGCCAAG ATCACCATAAACCGGCCGGATAGAAGGAACGCGTTCCGGCCACTGACCGTGAAGGAGCTTATGCGCGCCTTCAACGATGCTAGAGACGACAGTTCGATTGGTGTTATCATACTAACTGGGAAG GGAACCAAGGCGTTCTGTAGCGGCGGTGACCAGGCGTTAAGAGATTCTGATGGATATGTTGACTTCGATAGCTTTGGCCGCCTCAACGTTCTAGACCTCCAG GTGCAAATTCGCCGTCTTCCAAAGCCTGTTATAGCTATG GTAGCTGGCTATGCTGTTGGCGGCGGACATGTTTTGCATATGGTGTGTGACCTAACAATTGCAGCtgacaatgcgatatttgggcAGACAGGGCCCAAG GTTGGAAGTTTTGATGCTGGCTATGGATCTTCAATAATGTCGCGGTTG GTTGGGCCGAAGAGAGCCCGCGAGATGTGGTTTCTGTCACGGTTCTACACTGCGGATGAAGCTGACAGAATGGGACTTGTGAACACTGTAGTGCCA CTTGCTGAATTGGAGCGAGAAACGGTGAAATGGTGTCGACAGATCTTAAGAAACAGCCCCATGGCCATTCGGGTTCTGAAATCTGCACTCAACGCAGCCGATGACGGCCATGCAGGTCTTCAG GAGCTTGGCGGTAATGCCACACTGATATTCTACGGCACTGAAGAGGCGAAGGAAGGGAAGAATGCGTACGTGGAGAGACGACGCCCTGATTTCTCGAAGTTCCCACGGAAACCTTGA
- the LOC133917787 gene encoding 1,4-dihydroxy-2-naphthoyl-CoA synthase, peroxisomal-like isoform X1: MDAAERRLARVAAHLLPSHPLPPLASAHPLAPSPTAASSSSPAGDSYRRVHGDVPSEPPEWRASTDESGKGFVDVIYEKAVGEGIAKITINRPDRRNAFRPLTVKELMRAFNDARDDSSIGVIILTGKQGTKAFCSGGDQALRDSDGYVDFDSFGRLNVLDLQVQIRRLPKPVIAMVAGYAVGGGHVLHMVCDLTIAADNAIFGQTGPKVGSFDAGYGSSIMSRLVGPKRAREMWFLSRFYTADEADRMGLVNTVVPLAELERETVKWCRQILRNSPMAIRVLKSALNAADDGHAGLQELGGNATLIFYGTEEAKEGKNAYVERRRPDFSKFPRKP; the protein is encoded by the exons ATGGACGCGGCGGAGAGGAGGCTCGCCCGCGTCGCGGCCCACCTCCTGCCCTCCCACCCGCTCCCGCCGCTCGCCTCCGCGCATCCCCTCGCGCCTTCTCCCACGgcagcgtcgtcgtcgtcgcccgcGGGGGATAGCTACCGCCGCGTGCACGGCGACGTGCCGTCGGAGCCCCCGGAGTGGCGCGCATCGACGGACGAGTCCGGGAAGGGCTTCGTTGACGTCATCTACGAGAAGGCCGTCGGCGAGGGCATCGCCAAG ATCACCATAAACCGGCCGGATAGAAGGAACGCGTTCCGGCCACTGACCGTGAAGGAGCTTATGCGCGCCTTCAACGATGCTAGAGACGACAGTTCGATTGGTGTTATCATACTAACTGGGAAG CAGGGAACCAAGGCGTTCTGTAGCGGCGGTGACCAGGCGTTAAGAGATTCTGATGGATATGTTGACTTCGATAGCTTTGGCCGCCTCAACGTTCTAGACCTCCAG GTGCAAATTCGCCGTCTTCCAAAGCCTGTTATAGCTATG GTAGCTGGCTATGCTGTTGGCGGCGGACATGTTTTGCATATGGTGTGTGACCTAACAATTGCAGCtgacaatgcgatatttgggcAGACAGGGCCCAAG GTTGGAAGTTTTGATGCTGGCTATGGATCTTCAATAATGTCGCGGTTG GTTGGGCCGAAGAGAGCCCGCGAGATGTGGTTTCTGTCACGGTTCTACACTGCGGATGAAGCTGACAGAATGGGACTTGTGAACACTGTAGTGCCA CTTGCTGAATTGGAGCGAGAAACGGTGAAATGGTGTCGACAGATCTTAAGAAACAGCCCCATGGCCATTCGGGTTCTGAAATCTGCACTCAACGCAGCCGATGACGGCCATGCAGGTCTTCAG GAGCTTGGCGGTAATGCCACACTGATATTCTACGGCACTGAAGAGGCGAAGGAAGGGAAGAATGCGTACGTGGAGAGACGACGCCCTGATTTCTCGAAGTTCCCACGGAAACCTTGA
- the LOC133917799 gene encoding iron-sulfur cluster assembly protein 1-like — MLRAGGRRLLAPGLRRLGLGAGAGEAGPAAGLRAYHERVVDHYNNPRNVGSFDKDDPNVGTGLVGAPACGDVMKLQIRVDEGSGKIVDACFKTFGCGSAIASSSVATEWVKGKETEEVLTIKNTEIAKHLSLPPVKLHCSMLAEDAIKAAVKDYEAKKVKLGPKGEDSPEKIAEA; from the exons ATGCTGCGCGCGGGAGGCAGGCGGCTCCTCGCCCCGGGGCTCCGGCGGCTCGGGCTCGGCGCGGGCGCCGGCGAGGCGGGCCCAGCGGCGGGGTTGAGGGCGTACCACGAGCGGGTGGTGGACCACTACAACAACCCGCGGAACGTGGGGTCGTTCGACAAGGACGACCCCAATGTCGGCACCGGGCTGGTCGGCGCGCCGGCCTGCGGCGACGTCATGAAGCTGCAGATCCGCGTCGACGAGGGCTCCGGCAAGATCGTCGACGCCTGCTTCAAGACCTTCGGCTGCGGCTCTGCCATCGCGTCCTCCTCCGTCG CTACTGAATGGGTGAAGGGAAAAGAAACGGAGGAAGTTTTGACTATCAAGAACAC TGAGATTGCAAAGCACTTGTCGCTTCCACCAGTAAAGCTCCACTGTAGCATGCTTGCCGAAGATGCAATCAAAGCTGCTGTGAAAGACTACGAAGCAAAGAAGGTGAAGCTGGGGCCAAAGGGTGAAGACAGCCCTGAGAAGATTGCTGAAGCCTGA
- the LOC133884562 gene encoding MYB-like transcription factor EOBII, with translation MEFARINNVGECVRAEAAAVRKGPWTVEEDILLMSYIALNGDGGWNNLARAAGLNRTGKSCRLRWLNYLRPGIRHGNFTPEEHALVVELQSRWGNRWSKIARHLPGRTDNEVKNFWRTKIQKKRKPCSDGVTDAIAAELATTYSQASTSMSQESCSTLLHGGLISSTHVDVAVEPSLLYWDHHQSFSSVNGAGAGPMTALPELVAAESSDNFSWAFEDVWPVPLQSLNFSF, from the exons ATGGAGTTCGCGAGGATAAACAACGTCGGCGAGTGCGTgcgggcggaggcggcggcagtGCGCAAGGGTCCCTGGACCGTGGAGGAGGACATCTTGCTCATGAGCTACATCGCCCTCAACGGCGACGGCGGATGGAACAACCTCGCCCGCGCCGCCG GTCTGAACCGCACTGGGAAGAGctgccggctgcggtggctCAACTACCTCCGCCCCGGCATTCGCCACGGGAACTTCACGCCGGAGGAGCACGCGCTCGTCGTCGAGCTGCAGTCCAGATGGGGCAACAG GTGGTCCAAGATCGCGAGGCACCTCCCTGGGCGGACGGACAACGAGGTCAAGAACTTCTGGAGGACCAAGATACAGAAGAAACGGAAGCCCTGCAGCGACGGCGTGACCGACGCCATAGCTGCCGAGCTGGCCACGACCTACTCCCAAGCCAGCACTAGCATGAGCCAGGAAAGCTGCAGCACGCTGCTACATGGTGGCTTAATCAGCAGCACTCACGTGGACGTGGCTGTGGAGCCTAGCTTGTTATACTGGGATCATCACCAGAGCTTCTCCTCCGTCAATGGTGCCGGTGCTGGTCCCATGACCGCGCTTCCTGAGCTTGTGGCCGCTGAGTCGAGCGACAATTTCAGCTGGGCCTTCGAGGACGTCTGGCCGGTGCCATTGCAATCGTTGAACTTCAGCTTTTGA